A genomic region of Anopheles coustani chromosome 3, idAnoCousDA_361_x.2, whole genome shotgun sequence contains the following coding sequences:
- the LOC131260199 gene encoding broad-complex core protein isoforms 1/2/3/4/5, with product MDAANTHTLGGRPSSCGGGVGGGGGGGGGVGGGGSGMPGAGAGSSSPQQFCLRWHNHQASLLSSLPILLDQSHLTDVTLMADGQKIKAHRVVLSACSTFFSELFRTLDGAQYPVVVLPGASYHAVAALITFMYSGEVNVYEAQISVLLSLAETLGIKGLADFNGNPNKSTTPSTEASSSRDSDVPSPYHTMKVSSPVDSFFPRTPYHFGSQIFPQALNLATNSGASNSPQSSAANNGSSSGILPGNDSNGHAGGSNSVARNHATSKTTTPIHMYARYDPDRNEPLSTETLWKMNELSRLAEDAMMKEKQHHPPHRSGTPLRLAQHQHALAPPAIFGNAGNASDGSRDCKLANGPLLLGMKLKEEDLSDTMQQLSQSYGSVPTTPTAQTPGLDDAGRVTHQVGNARKTLNAQDTVTNKRKKLEKITENLPLQSVANVANSFERQLLGFKPSAEQQGNGKQHSLSLQQFSKPPTVTPVSSMQGSYLAHNFLTNEGASKTPENFSLESSHPNAASNTNTRASPIGTATTLAITTLPGTMSGGGGGAGTGDNESLIKSPLLEHSSQLAAMQQQQQQPSPKPPSSKLYATCVICNKQLSNQYNLRVHLETHQNVRYACQVCSHVSRSKDALRKHVSYRHPGTPSPCDPETKRKRSKVNSYGQLPKQDVLTDQQAAAILNQQQQQQQQQTTNLLATLTSQGSVIPSILQSMVAHHKSALLFNQTATANALISSAGNSSLPPSSMTEFTGAPTSEGKRDSELECEPKADHDIKTEDQKSDNNSNNLTTPKKSDKDI from the exons atggaCGCCGCCAACACGCACACCCTTGGAGGTCGACCCAGTAGCTGCGGTGGCGGtgttggaggaggaggaggcggcggAGGCGGagtaggtggtggtggttcagGAATGCCAGGAGCAGGGGCCGGCAGTTCAAGTCCGCAGCAATTCTGCCTTCGATGGCATAACCATCAG GCGAGTCTGCTGAGTTCGCTACCGATACTACTCGATCAGTCGCACCTAACGGATGTAACGCTAATGGCGGACGGGCAGAAGATTAAGGCGCATCGGGTCGTGCTGAGCGCGTGCAGTACGTTCTTCTCCGAGCTGTTTCGCACACTGGACGGAGCGCAATATCCGGTGGTGGTTCTACCCGGTGCCTCCTACCACGCCGTGGCTGCGCTGATCACCTTCATGTACTCTGGCGAGGTGAACGTGTACGAGGCTCAGATATCGGTGCTACTCTCGCTGGCCGAGACACTGGGCATCAAGGGTTTGGCCGATTTCAATGGG AACCCTAACAAATCAACAACACCATCCACCGAAGCGTCCTCTTCAAGGGATTCCGACGTACCGTCCCCATATCACACGATGAAAGTGTCCTCACCCGTCGACAGCTTCTTCCCGCGGACGCCGTACCACTTTGGGTCACAAATCTTTCCGCAAGCCCTCAACCTAGCCACCAATTCTGGAGCGTCCAATAGCCCGCAATCGTCGGCAGCTAACAATGGAAGCTCCAGTGGTATTCTTCCCGGAAATGATAGTAACGGGCATGCCGGTGGAAGTAACTCCGTTGCCAGAAATCACGCCACATCGAAGACAACAACACCGATCCATATGTACGCTCGGTATGACCCCGATCGGAATGAACCACTATCGACGGAGACTCTCTGGAAGATGAACGAACTGAGCCGACTGGCGGAAGATGCGAtgatgaaggaaaaacaacatcatcCTCCGCACCGTTCGGGTACGCCGCTTCGTCTGGCGCAACATCAACACGCACTAGCACCGCCCGCCATCTTCGGTAACGCTGGTAACGCTAGTGACGGTTCCAGGGACTGTAAGCTAGCCAATGGCCCGCTACTGCTCGGCATGAAGTTGAAGGAGGAAGATCTTTCCGATACCATGCAGCAGTTGAGTCAATCGTACGGTTCGGTACCGACTACACCGACTGCCCAAACACCAGGTTTGGACGATGCCGGGCGTGTTACCCACCAAGTGGGTAACGCTCGCAAGACATTGAACGCGCAGGATACGGTCACAAACAAGCGGAAGAAGCTGGAGAAAATTACGGAAAACTTACCCTTGCAGTCGGTGGCCAACGTGGCCAACTCGTTCGAGCGACAGTTGTTAGGCTTTAAGCCGTCTGCCGAACAACAGGGTAACGGAAAACAACATTCGCTGTCGTTGCAGCAATTCAGCAAACCACCCACCGTGACCCCAGTCAGTAGCATGCAGGGTTCTTACCTAGCGCACAACTTCCTCACCAACGAAGGCGCCTCGAAGACGCCGGAAAATTTTAGCCTAGAGTCGTCGCACCCGAATGCGGCTTCCAACACGAACACACGCGCATCGCCCATTGGTACGGCCACGACTCTAGCGATCACTACCCTACCGGGCACCATGTCaggaggtggtggaggagcAGGAACAGGAGATAATGAAAGCCTCATCAAGTCGCCTCTTCTGGAGCATTCATCTCAACTAGCGGcaatgcaacagcagcagcagcaaccttCGCCAAAGCCGCCATCTTCGAAGCTCTACGCCACGTGTGTGATCTGCAACAAGCAGCTCAGCAATCAATATAACCTTCGCGTTCACCTGGAAACGCATCAAAACGTACG ATACGCTTGTCAGGTGTGTTCTCACGTGTCTCGCAGCAAGGATGCACTGCGCAAGCACGTCTCCTACCGGCACCCGGGAACACCAAGCCCCTGCGATCCGGAAACCAAGCGGAAGCGCTCGAAAGTCAACTCATACGGGCAATTGCCAAAGCAGGACGTACTCACTGACCAGCAGGCCGCTGCCATCCtgaaccagcagcagcagcagcaacagcaacagaccACGAACCTTCTCGCCACCCTAACCTCCCAGGGCAGCGTTATTCCATCGATTCTACAGTCGATGGTCGCGCACCACAAGTCCGCACTGCTGTTCAACCAAACCGCCACGGCCAACGCGTTGATTTCTTCGGCCGGCAACTCGTCGCTTCCGCCCTCCTCCATGACGGAATTCACGGGAGCGCCGACCAGCGAAGGCAAGCGTGACAGTGAGCTGGAGTGCGAGCCGAAGGCCGACCACGACATCAAAACGGAGGACCAGAAGTCCGACAACAATTCTAACAATCTCACTACTCCGAAGAAATCCGACAAAGACATTTAA
- the LOC131272616 gene encoding probable DNA mismatch repair protein Msh6 has product MSKSSKDKIPNSPNTLLHYFARSPASAKKITNPSTPTSALASKSASKVSSGTPKAKSAIKKELEVVKEEKKAVVPTVKDDDDDEEEIISRKKRRRVIVFDDPEDDDGSGENEENRQHNNNNDHDVETGTKRFELSSFERPDEVEETSSNAKITKKKSQDAEERAEEQPDEPVQKKIKLEPENNGTDELKTTLDEPTVWAHQKLDFLKPNKIKDIHGHRPGHEKYDGRTLFVPESFKTTLTPAMHQWWELKSNNFDCVLFFKVGKFYELYHMDAEVGVKELGFSFMKGEFAHSGFPEQAYDRMSTTLVEKGYKVARVEQTETPEMMQDRCKSMRSVTKFDRVVRREICQVTLKGTEVFGQQVRITANHQPRYMMAIVESAARQALSGARYGVCFIDTSIGRFHVGEFEDDHQQSRLLTLLSHYPPVLMLHERNIGTSGTQRIFKTLLANVKREALTNESQFWSGEKTLKYLAENFYGGSANESSKWPQVLRTLVDDTDSLGLTPKESHQLALKALGGCVWYLQRCLLDQQVLSLASFEEYVPLDEQRGILSGNDRIADANANRYMVLDSITLNNLKVVGMEGSLIERMDHCCTKFGKRLFHHWVCAPSCERTVILERQEAVSELIENVSLLQDVRQVLGQLPDLERLLAQIHGFGNAKCSRNHPAGRAILYEEHSYGKKKIGDFIATLNGFRSLLALPELFSGVNAKLLVRLTQTPSTNADGSFPKHMETQIKFFDNAFDHEKAMQGGVIAPEKGVDEEYDAVEQDIESLKRELEEYREEQSKYFGCNVVYFGNDKKRFQLEVPESRAKKATSEYTLEGTRKGKNAVKRFHTDETRQFLRQMMQLEDRRKAVLKDLARRIFEKFSLEYDMWKSCVELVATLDVLTSLAVYARSEGAACVPELVEKKHAGQQSLIELEEGIHPCIGADAAENYIPNGITMGAVEKENGASLVLLTGPNMGGKSTLMRQVGLLAIMAQIGSRIPAQSCRMTLIDRIFTRLGASDDIMAGHSTFLVELNETSAILKHATRDSLVLLDELGRGTATYDGTAVAGAVVHFLADLKCRTIFSTHYHNLVDNFHDDPRITLGHMACMVENEESDDPTQETVTFLYRYTDGACPKSYGFNAAKLAGMPSAIIKRAYELSKTVEAEALKRKILMKLLTKQPQADIKDLVVKLKSSRF; this is encoded by the exons ATGTCCAAAAGCAGCAAGGATAAAATTCCTAACTCTCCCAACACTTTGCTTCATTACTTCGCTCGTTCGCCGGCGAGCGCGAAGAAAATAACCAATCCCTCAACTCCCACCAGTGCACTGGCATCGAAGTCTGCCTCCAAAGTAAGCAGCGGTACACCGAAAGCTAAATCGGCCATAAAGAAGGAGCTTGAAGTagtaaaggaagaaaagaaggCTGTAGTACCCACTGTaaaggacgatgatgatgacgaagaGGAAATCATTAGTCGAAAGAAACGCCGTCGCGTCATAGTATTTGATGAccctgaagatgatgatggctCCGGAGAAAACGAGGAAAACCGACAGcacaataataataacgatCACGATGTAGAAACGGGAACAAAACGTTTCGAACTTTCGTCATTCGAACGTCCGGACGAAGTAGAAGAAACTTCCAGCAATGCGAAAAtcacaaagaaaaaatcacaAGATGCTGAGGAGCGCGCCGAAGAGCAGCCGGATGAACCCGTACAAAAAAAGATCAAACTCGAGCCCGAAAACAATGGGACGGATGAGCTGAAAACCACTTTGGACGAGCCGACCGTGTGGGCTCATCAAAAGTTGGATTTCTTAAAGCCAAATAAGATCAAAGATATCCACGGTCATCGTCCGGGACATGAGAAGTACGATGGTAGAACACTGTTCGTGCCAGAGTCCTTCAAAACCACACTCACACCG GCTATGCATCAATGGTGGGAACTCAAAAGCAACAACTTTGACTGTGTACTGTTTTTCAAAGTTGGCAAGTTCTACGAGCTTTACCACATGGACGCCGAGGTAGGTGTGAAGGAGCTCGGGTTTTCCTTCATGAAGGGCGAGTTTGCCCACTCGGGTTTCCCGGAGCAGGCCTACGATCGCATGTCAACCACGCTCGTCGAAAAGGGCTACAAAGTGGCTCGCGTGGAACAAACGGAAACACCGGAAATGATGCAGGACAGGTGCAAATCTATGCGCTCCGTCACCAAGTTTGACCGAGTGGTTCGGCGCGAGATATGCCAGGTGACGCTGAAGGGTACGGAGGTGTTTGGCCAACAGGTGCGAATAACGGCCAACCATCAGCCCCGATACATGATGGCCATCGTGGAGTCAGCCGCCCGCCAAGCGTTATCCGGTGCTCGGtatggtgtttgttttatcgACACGTCGATTGGCCGGTTCCACGTCGGCGAGTTTGAGGACGACCATCAACAGTCACGGTTGCTAACTTTGCTGTCGCACTATCCGCCCGTACTTATGCTTCACGAGCGCAATATCGGCACTAGTGGAACGCAGCGCATATTTAAAACACTATTGGCGAACGTAAAACGTGAAGCTCTCACAAATGAGAGTCAGTTTTGGTCCGGCGAAAAGACGCTAAAGTATCTGGCGGAGAATTTCTACGGTGGTTCAGCCAACGAATCATCCAAGTGGCCCCAAGTGCTTCGCACGCTCGTTGACGACACGGACAGCTTGGGGCTGACGCCGAAGGAATCTCATCAGCTCGCGCTGAAAGCTCTTGGAGGATGCGTATGGTATCTGCAGCGTTGCTTGCTCGATCAGCAGGTCCTCTCGTTGGCCTCCTTCGAAGAGTACGTTCCTCTAGATGAGCAGAGAGGAATCCTATCCGGAAACGATCGTATCGCCGATGCGAACGCCAATCGATACATGGTGCTTGATTCGATCACGCTGAAtaatttgaaagttgttggaaTGGAAGGATCGCTCATCGAGAGGATGGACCATTGCTGCACAAAGTTCGGCAAGCGCCTGTTTCATCACTGGGTGTGTGCACCGAGCTGCGAAAGGACGGTGATCCTCGAACGCCAGGAAGCCGTTAGTGAGCTGATTGAAAACGTCAGCCTATTGCAGGACGTCCGTCAGGTGCTCGGGCAGCTGCCCGACCTGGAGCGACTGCTCGCACAAATCCATGGTTTCGGAAATGCCAAATGCAGCCGCAATCATCCCGCCGGTCGGGCCATCCTGTACGAGGAGCATTCGTACGGGAAGAAAAAGATTGGCGATTTTATTGCCACACTGAATGGGTTCCGCTCTCTACTTGCCCTACCGGAGCTCTTCTCTGGCGTCAACGCTAAGCTATTGGTCCGCCTGACGCAAACACCCAGCACCAACGCAGATGGAAGCTTTCCTAAGCACATGGAGACGCAAATAAAGTTCTTCGATAATGCGTTCGACCACGAGAAGGCAATGCAGGGAGGCGTGATTGCACCGGAGAAAGGCGTCGATGAGGAGTACGACGCGGTCGAGCAGGATATCGAGTCGTTGAAGCGCGAACTGGAGGAATACCGCGAAGAGCAGAGCAAGTACTTCGGCTGCAACGTGGTGTACTTTGGAAACGATAAAAAGCGCTTCCAGCTGGAAGTGCCGGAATCGCGAGCGAAGAAAGCAACCAGCGAGTACACCCTGGAGGGCACCAGAAAGGGCAAGAACGCCGTCAAGCGATTCCACACCGATGAAACGCGCCAGTTTCTCCGGCAAATGATGCAACTCGAAGACCGACGCAAAGCCGTCCTGAAGGATCTGGCGAGGCGTATCTTTGAAAAGTTCTCGCTCGAGTACGACATGTGGAAGAGCTGCGTCGAGTTGGTGGCAACGCTTGACGTTCTCACCTCGCTGGCCGTATATGCTCGCTCCGAGGGAGCTGCGTGTGTGCCGGAActggtggaaaagaaacacgCCGGCCAACAGTCTCTCATCGAACTGGAGGAAGGTATTCATCCGTGCATCGGTGCGGACGCGGCCGAAAATTACATTCCAAACGGTATCACCATGGGTGCCGTCGAAAAAGAGAAtggggcaagtctggtgctgCTTACCGGACCCAACATGGGTGGTAAGAGTACGCTGATGCGTCAGGTCGGTCTGCTGGCAATCATGGCCCAGATTGGTTCGCGCATTCCTGCCCAAAGCTGCCGCATGACGCTAATCGATCGAATCTTCACAAGGCTTGGTGCAAGCGATGATATTATGGCCGGCCACAGCACGTTCTTGGTGGAGTTGAATGAAACTTCCGCAATTCTGAAGCACGCCACGCGCGACAGTCTGGTGTTGTTGGACGAGCTGGGCCGTGGAACCGCCACCTACGACGGTACGGCCGTTGCTGGTGCTGTGGTGCACTTTTTGGCCGACCTGAAGTGCAGAACCATCTTCTCGACGCACTACCATAATCTGGTGGACAATTTCCACGATGATCCACGTATCACTCTCGGTCATATG GCCTGCATGGTGGAGAATGAAGAAAGTGATGATCCGACGCAGGAAACGGTAACGTTCCTCTATCGGTACACCGACGGTGCGTGCCCAAAGTCGTACGGGTTCAACGCAGCAAAGCTTGCGGGAATGCCGTCGGCTATCATTAAACGGGCTTATGAG CTCTCTAAAACGGTGGAGGCTGAAGCGCTAAAGCGTAAAATACTAATGAAGCTGCTAACAAAACAACCTCAAGCTGATATTAAGGATCTCGTCGTTAAGCTTAAAAGCTCCCGTTTTTAA
- the LOC131272805 gene encoding glycoprotein 3-alpha-L-fucosyltransferase A yields MMRLSKAVSLKKLFFLVLCFAVLILLVFNLRDKDWSTKSPHVLYAREEYQQDEINAQNEPSVTTETLEVVDRGEKENEIVDYVKPRSDERSKDNTLTASDLPWYFSQGMRYPKPARRNRKTNKRVARLLPSETSRGDRISNQLMFVPPNYETIKRKGKLKTILLYNGLSPWNVKAGRDVFLSSKCPVSTCTITAQREKASTADLVLYKDHYIPPAVPRSPYQIYMMYFLECPYHTQHVKYADAFNWTATYRKDSDIVAPYEKWEYFDPRIRQVEQDRNYALNKTRKVAWFVSNCGARNGRLQYAHELQKYIQVDIYGACGSFKCSRSTAERCFEILDRDYKFYLAFENSNCKDYITEKFFVNALTRNVLPIVMGARPEDYEASSPQKSYIHVDEFGSPRELAEYLHLLDRNDELYNSYFKWKGTGEFINTYYWCRVCAMLHDDASFRKPKWYDDINDWWRGPGVCTNGSWRNFRARNPEKPASDSR; encoded by the exons ATGATGAGACTGTCGAAAGCTGTGTCGCttaagaaattatttttccttgttttatgttttgccgTACTGATACTGTTGGTGTTCAACTTGAG GGACAAAGATTGGAGCACAAAATCGCCACATGTGCTGTATGCGAGAGAAGAATACCAGCAGGATGAAATTAACGCACAGAACGAG CCATCTGTCACAACTGAAACTCTGGAAGTGGTCGATCGTGGTGAGAAGGAGAACGAAATCGTCGACTACGTCAAGCCGCGGTCCGATGAACGGTCTAAGGACAACACGTTGACCGCTTCCGATTTGCCGTGGTACTTCTCGCAGGGCATGAGATATCCGAAGCCGGCGAGGCGGAACCGGAAGACAAACAAACGGGTCGCACGCCTGCTGCCAAGTGAAACATCCCGGGGCGATCGCATCAGTAACCAGCTTATGTTCGTGCCACCAAACTACGAGACAATCAAAAGGAAGGGCAAGCTGAAAACGATCCTGCTCTACAACGGCCTGAGCCCGTGGAATGTGAAAGCCGGAAGGGATGTGTTTCTCAGCTCAAAGTGCCCGGTGTCGACGTGCACGATCACGGCCCAGCGGGAGAAGGCCTCGACGGCCGATCTGGTGCTGTACAAAGATCATTACATCCCGCCCGCTGTTCCCCGGTCGCCTTATCAGATCTACATGATGTACTTCCTGGAGTGTCCGTACCATACGCAGCACGTCAAGTACGCGGATGCGTTCAACTGGACAGCTACCTACAG AAAAGACAGTGATATTGTGGCCCCGTACGAGAAGTGGGAATACTTCGATCCTCGCATACGGCAGGTGGAGCAGGATCGAAACTATGCGCTTAACAAGACGCGCAAGGTGGCCTGGTTTGTGTCCAACTGCGGTGCACGCAATGGGCGCCTTCAGTATGCCCACGAGTTGCAGAAATATATACAG GTCGACATCTATGGCGCCTGTGGATCGTTCAAATGTTCGCGCAGCACCGCGGAACGCTGCTTCGAGATCCTAGACCGGGACTACAAGTTCTATCTTGCCTTCGAGAACTCCAACTGCAAGGACTACATCACGGAGAAGTTCTTCGTCAATGCCTTAACACGCAACGTGCTGCCAATCGTAATGGGTGCCCGGCCGGAGGATTACGAGGCGAGCTCCCCGCAAAAGTCCTACATCCACGTGGACGAGTTCGGGTCGCCGCGGGAGCTGGCCGAGTATTTGCACCTGCTCGACCGCAACGACGAGCTGTACAACTCGTACTTCAAGTGGAAGGGCACGGGCGAGTTCATCAACACGTACTACTGGTGCCGGGTGTGTGCGATGCTGCACGACGACGCGTCCTTCCGGAAGCCCAAGTGGTACGATGACATTAACGACTGGTGGCGCGGACCGGGCGTCTGCACCAACGGGTCGTGGCGCAACTTTCGGGCCCGCAATCCCGAAAAGCCGGCCTCCGACAGCCGATGA